In the genome of Lathyrus oleraceus cultivar Zhongwan6 chromosome 4, CAAS_Psat_ZW6_1.0, whole genome shotgun sequence, the window TGGTAGGTGGCATTGAGTTATTCATGTAGGGGGTGTAAGATTGTTAGTCTTGGGATGAATTAAGGGTGAAGGTTTGTGAGTGGTAAGAAGACATTTGTGGTTGGGGGTTTGATAGTTGTGTTCTTGTGGGGTAGTTGTGAGAATGAGTATTGGTTATAATGAGTGGTGGATGGTGTTTGTTGTTGGGTGTTGCAGAGGGGGTAAAATTTGGATTTTGTTGTTGGGTGCTGTAGGGGGTTAGGTTAAATGATGGGTTTGGTTTATGGTAGTGTTGGCTTGGGGTATAAGGTTGTTGGATTGGGTTGAAAGGTTGTTGGGTGTTATATGTAGGTTGTTGGGTGTTACATGTTGGTTGTTGGGTGTAAGTGTTGGTTAATGGTCTGATGTGTTGGAAGTTTGAAGACGTGGGTTGGTTATGAGGGTCAAATAGGTATCTATTTTGTGATAGATACAAATTGGTTACAAATCTATATCAATTCATGTATTCCCTACTGGGTTTACATTCTATTTAGATGATTTCTCCTTGTAAGATAATGTTGCTCCGATTTACCAATTATTGACGCTCTTGTTTATAATGGTCTTTCCAATTTTCGAATTTCCATTGATCTGACATTTGACTTGTGTGATACTTCACTATGCACCTAGGTGGATCCTAAATTTCTTGTTGAATCCCAATTAGGAGTTTAACCCTATCTGAATGATGCATTTCAACATAAGTGAAACAAATTAAAAGCGTTGTTGAACTCCACATGTCACTTTCAGTTGGATCGTCATCTTCAAGTCCAAGATAGGGCCTCCATAGAAACTGTAACATTATAGTAACAAAGAATTagttaaaaaaatataaataaactttAAATATTAGTAGTATAAGTCTTTGAGATAATAGATCATCTGTCTCGAAATAATCGAAGAACGACCGATATCCGAGAGCACAAtgatgagttttttttttgtaattCATCCCATATGTGGACCATCTAAAGAATAAAGAGTTATTAAATAAAGCCTAGaaaaaacatataaaaaaaatattttttttgtataCGTAGTTGGTCGCATATGGAAACTGGAATGCATTGGGATTTGTTGGTGACATTCTTGGCATTCTGGACCAACCCCAAGCTTGAAGTAAAACTCCACAACCAACAAAGTTATGCATATTTTTTCTAGCGCATCTACACAAATTTCTATATAGGTGCGATAAAGTAGCAGCGCCCCAACTATATCTACCtattttatttatgtttgttAATAATGGTAAAAGTTGAAGATGTATAATGTTACCATTAGTATCAGGAAATAATAAGCATGCAAAAAGTAATAAAATATACATTCTAGTTTTCGTAAATTTCACTTCCTCGGGAGAATTCTCGTCTAATGTGAAAGCCTTGTAATGGTCCCTTAGCcatttaattttaatatattgCCCTTTTCTATTAGTGTCCTTGAAAGGCACCCCCAATAATTCTAGAACCGTCTCATATGCCACATTTGTGTGGCTAACAACTGCTAACCGATTCACACGCAAACCTAACAACATGTGTACATCCTCCAAAGTGACTGTGCATTCACCAGTTGGACGATGAAATGCTTGGGTTTCCGATCTCCATTAAAATTGACTAATACTTAaaagattgtgctttagtccttcaacataaagaacatattcaatggatgtgaaatgtggtgctccaacttttcctatgccaagaattctacctttgttgttatctccatatgtaacataacccttggccttaagcACTAGATTTGGAAATTTGTTAATGTCTTCCGACACATGTTTGGAACAACCATTATTGAGATACCAAAGATTTGATGTGgttttcaagcatacctacaaaacaaattaagttttgttaggtacccaaatttctttgggtccttcataattaaTATCTTTCTTTACCCATACATAATGCCCACTTTCCATACAAAAATTTCTAacatagcaagcattaggtgtacGGCCAACAATTCCACAATAAAAACAAGCAGGTTCAAAATTGCTTCTATATCTAGGGACATAAGATTTCTTTTTAACAAATCCTTTCCTTTTAGGATAGTGATGAACAACTTTTGGTTTGTTCACTTTCTCTTTGGATGATTGATTATTAGCtttaacaaagatagttttactAGAACTTGGTTTTAAATTTTTTGAATAACCAAGTTCAATTTTATCATTGGAATATCTTTGTTGACTAAGGACACCTTCTAACCCAATTTGTACTTTCTCATACCTTTCAAGAATCCTTTTTAattggacaatttggaaagaaagtGATTCACAATTTTGACATACAAAATTCTgtttttcactaatcatcttttgtttttcatcTTCGACATCTTTTTCCATTGTCACGACTTTTTCTTCTAGAGATGAAATTAGTTTCTTTTGTGATGATATTGCTTTATACATAATTTTGCATTCTTTAAGAAGTTCATTTATAGCACCTTGTGCATCACTATCATAAAGAGAAAAAACGTTACTAAgctcatcttcatcatcatcgGAATGGTGTGAAGCCATCAATTCTAAATTTGCATATTCGTCGTTTTCCGATCCGGATGAAGAACATATCTCATTATCTTCCCATGCAACATACCTTTTTATtcttgaattccttcttgcctttaaATCCACCTTTCTTGGAGAGTTTCAGACAATCCAGCTTTATAtgaccttgctttccacattcatagCATGTGACATCTTGTGTAGAAATGGAAGCTTCCcttttcctgaaatgtttatttatttttgcatAAAATGATTTGTCATTTTTACCAAAAAAACTTACCAAGtcttttaacaaggagcatgaaattttcatcttcctccgatgcatcatcatctttatcttccTTTGAATCTACTTTCAAAGCAATGCCTTTGGATTTCTTCTCTTGACTTTCATGCTTTTCAAGTCTTCCAAGTTCATGTTCTTGGAGTTTTCCGAATAATGATGCAGACGTCATGGTAGAAGGACTTTTCTTCTCTGATATAGCCGTTACTTTTGGTTGCCATTCTCTAGTCAATGATCTTAGCACTTTAAGGTCGAGATCATCATTTGTAAAGGTTTTTCCGAGAGTAATTAAATGATTCGTCAAATGAACAAATCTTTTCTGTAATGCAACAATGGATTATCCGGGCTGCATTCTGAACATTTCATATTCTTGACTCAATGTGTTCAATCTGGATCTTTTAACTTCAACGGTTCCTTCATGAGTCTCCACCAAAGTGTCTCATATTTCTTTTGTCGATTTAGATTGGGAGATGCGAAAAAACTCGTCCATACTTAATGCACTTTGAAGAATATTGATAGTTTTCTTTTCATTAAGTATTCTTTTCTTATCGTCTTCATCATAGGAACTTTTAACCTTAGGAGTGTCAACACCATTAACTACACTAGTTGAATTATGCAGACCATTTTCAACGGTTTCCCATATACCatctccttgtgcttctaaatgtGCCTTCATGCGGATTTTCCAGAAGTCAAAATATTCTCCAGAAAATAGAGGGGGTTTGTTGCTACTACCACCATCTTTGAAAACCGAGTTTGCGCTTGCGGAAGCCATCTTCTGGATCTAAGGAGTAAGTTACCAATAACCCACTTTGATGGCAAATGTAAGTTGAGTGTGCACCTAAGAGGAAGTGAATTAGGTACTATGAAACTTTTTCCAATTTTGACTTGATTTAAGAATATTTTCTTAGTGATTACTATGTGATAAATGCGGTAAATACTGAAAGGTAAAGAACACAGAGAgatatcctggttcccctcacaaatcgagagtactccacttccctttcaacatgaaagagattttactattgTTAGGACTTTTACAAGACTCTTCCTAGTCTTTCTATATAGACACTAACAatcacaccaagaacaatcctcttaGATTTTTCACTAAGTTCAAAAAGAGAATAATCCTCCCTTTAATGAAACTCTTctttccaacaatcctggacaacaaggatATACAAAGTAATCTGAATTTTTGATAAGTATGTAAAATGGAATTGTATAAGTATCAATCTATGGATTGATCTTTTCCTTATAACAAACAAATCTATCAATGATATACAAGTGTTCACTATGAATGAAATGAAACTTAGAATATTTTTCTATGAAGGTTAAGTGCAGAAAGTTTCACTCTTAAATTTTTGGTTTTGAACACTTAGAGAATTTTTGAAAGATGAAGAGAATATTTGgatgtttgaaaatttgcaaaaAAGGTGAGATTAAAATCTGAAGAAATGGTGTTTATATATCTCTAAAGCACCTCTACAAATCAGTACAAATCATGAAAGGATACCATGCTTCAAGAACTGTTTTTGAAAACCAAAGCAATgaaaaaatgcatttttttcaAGCACTGGTACAGTGGTAATCGGTTAACCAAATATGGTTAATCGATTACACCATTGTAACGTgcaaaatatttgaaaattttagcCTCTTAATTGATTAGCACAATGTTGTTAACCGATTAACAGCTCTCCAGAATGCAAAAATAGTTAATTTTTAAAGATAAAAACTTTGGTAAGATGCATCCAAACATATTAAATAAACATGATATGAATGTATGAGGACTTGATCACTTGTATACTCATTAGAAAGATTGAATGTTATATACCTTATCATTCATGATCGATCCATAAGTATTTCTTCAAGACTTGACATAATATGAAACTTATCTTTGCTTTAAGTCTTTGAGTCATTTCTTTTTGTCAATCCATTCTTGCTTTGTAGAATCTTGTCATCATTAAAACACTTGAGAAACATGCCTTCACAGTATCTTCCCTGATTGGTCTGATGTGAGATAGATCCTAAATGCCATCATGACGAAAAGCACAAAGAACATTGATGTATCGGAGACAACACCGGAAGACAGGGGGAATTGATAGTCGATGAACCCGAGGAGTCAGAGGAGATGTAGTCTGACATAGACAGTAGTGCATTAGTATATAGTAGTAGTATTATagattgtattttattttgacatCTTGCTACTTTATCGTTGTTCTCAATTTTTTTAAACATTTATTAGTCTTTTATTTATATAAGACATTTTTGGACCATATGGATTTATGTATGTCATATTTTGGATATCGATTGTATGGTTTAAATCTTGTCACATAACATGGTACATAACGCTTATAAATCTTCATCTGAATACACATAAACAAAACATAACATGAAACATTATGTTCTGATACGTTATGGAGATGTAACTCCGTAAAATAAAAAGAGATACATTTCCGAAATATTTTAATGTTCAATCAGAATTTAATGCGTTCAGAGATGTATCTGCGAAATCTAGGAACATTTTAATATTATTGGGTAGTGTGTAATTCAAAGGATACGTTAAAAAATCTCCTTATTTAATGCTTGTATGTACAAGTCAGTCTCTTCTTTAACACTTCACATATATCTTAACCAAAACCAACCCAACAGCACAAAGAATAGATTAAATAGGAAGAGAATAATGTAATTGCCTTTAACACCAAGTAATCTAGTTCGAGGCTTTTCTTTTGCCTGCTCCAATTCATGTTGACACTTATATTCACTCTCAGCTGCACCAACACCTTCATCATAAGTGTTAAAAAACCTGGCCATCCTTTCTGAGATAGATTGTAGGCCTTTATCCAATGATTCTTCGTCTCCCTCATAATCATCATCCCCTTCAAAAATTAAATGAATTCCAGATTTTAACAATTCCAACCTCTCATCAAATGGAGTACTTCTCTTTGTCACACAAACCGTATCAGCTTCATTTAACTCCCTTCGCAATGCATGGTAATCATGGAACCTTCGCAAGTGTATTTGTGGTTCATTTGTCCTTGGCACCCCACCTATGAATAGCACTGAACTAAAAACTTGTTCTCCTAATTTGAGAACCTTTGCTTGAATATCCACCACGTCAGGGATTTGAATATTCTTATTGTTGTGGTTAATTGAGAAAATAACACCTACAACTACACTTGTTAGCTCGAGATTTTTGCGCTTGGTAAAGCTTACCGTTCCTCCAGAAAACCATTCAGGTAATTTGGTTCCTGGCATGCTCAAGTTCTGAAAATTTCTCAGTGCAACCTGTCATAAATATTCCATTATTTACAAGTATCACTTATAAGCAACGATAGGGAATTAAGGGCTCGTTTACTTCGGGTGTTTCAAATTTCAATTTTCACTGATAAGATAAACATTAGAAAAGACATTAAGGAAGTTTTTGAAAATGTAATTGAAAACTATTTGGAAAAAATAAAATCATTGTTTTCAGTGTTTCTAGAAATGTGTTTTTTCTAGTAGCTTTCATCTCTTGCCTATCactattaaaaataaaaataacaaatgTCATTCCAATCATCCACATACAAAGTAAAAATTGAAGTAAATGGATCCATAGTTTTCACTTATCGAACTGTTTATATTCATTGAATCGAGATTTATAGGCAAAGAGAAGGAGATAACAACCTTTGAAAGACTTTTGCGTACTTTGGTGGAGCATGCACTGCAACCACTAAGGAACAATCTTCTCAAGGACTTCAAGCATTCAAGACCTGGAATATCTACCACTTTCCCACAGTTTGTGAGTTTCAACTCTTCCAAACTCTCTAAATTTGATATGTCGTGTATAGTTTCTAATGCGTAGCAATTATCAGCGTTTAGCTCGATCAAGCTTGAAGGAAGTGAGGGAAGGGAAGTCAGCTCCGTACAATTTTGCAGTTTGAGTTTCTTGAGAAAGGAAAGACCTTTCAAACTGGAAGGAAGGCTGTGGAAATTGTTGTGGCCCAATTTTAAAGTCTCTATTAATGATAGCTTCTCGAATTCATCAGGAATTTTACCAGATAATCCCCAGGCATGGGCATCGAAATCAGATAGCAAGGTCAGATTACAGAAAGAAGATGGTATCACAAAAGAGCCCCTGTTCTCCACAGATATGAGAGGTAAATTAGACTCCTTTCCCATTCTCAGTGTTCTCAACCTTGAGAGCATACCAAAACTTTCAGGCAAGTCTGACATAGTTGTTTCCTTCATATTTAAGTGACAGAGAGATTTCAAGTTTCCTATAGAAGCTGGGAGCTGTTTAAGCATTCTACATCTGTTTAATGTTAAGGTAACAAGATTTTCCAATAATCCAATTGACGCTGGTAATTCTTTGATATTTCCATTGTCTATGTTCAATGTAGTAAGAGATCCTAGGTGGCCAATGGATTCTGGTAATGATTCAAGATTGCTGCAATTCCCAATATCAAGCTTCCTTAGTTGTTTCATGTCTCCAATTTGATCTGGAAGATATCTGATAGGTGTTCCATCTAACTTAAGTTCAGTAATTGAAGCCAAAGTTTTAATTGAGTCGGGCAATTTACTGAGATGTTTACAATTTCCAACTGATAACATCCTCAGATAGGATAAAGAACCAATGGTGGAAGGGAGTTCTTTAATTCCACTGTTGTACGCCAAAAGCTTTGTCAGTGATACGAGATTTCCAATAGAATCTGGAAATTGAGTGAGAGATGCACACGAAATCAAACTTAACTTCTCGAGATTTTTCAAGGATCCTACAGTGTCGGGTAATTCTTGTAAACCTGATTTATTAAGAGATAATTCTTGCAAAGAACATAGTTTTCCAATGCAGTTTGGCAGTCTTCTCAAATATGAGCAACTGTCTAAAACAAGTCGTTCGAGTTTGGTCAAGCGAAAAATGGACTCGGGCAACTTTACTATAGCAGTGCCATCAGCCTCAAGTGTTTTCAGCGATTTAAGTATGCCTATGTTTTCGGGTAATACTTTCAACTTGGTGCAATTAGAAAGAACAAGGCTCTCCAGATGTTTCAGCCCAGATACATCACTGGGAAGCTCAGTGATGTTTTCACAACGCCTCAAGTTCAAATTACGCAAGGTAGTCAAACTGCCAATTGATTCATGAATCCTTTTTAGACTAATGCAGCTATCCAACATTATTTTCTCCAGCCTGAGACACCTAGATAAATCAGGGATAGCAGCAAGTCGGTAGCAGTCGGAGAGTTTAATGACCATTAGGTTCTCTGGTACCTGCTAAACAATGTGATGTTATGTTATAAGATGCTATATTTGTAGAAGTTATGCATAAAATAGCTAAAGCATGTACCTTGTTGTGACTTTCCAATCCCCTCAAGCTTTTAATTTTCTCGGCATTTGAGAGATCAAGGACAGTCAGTTCACGTGGCAATGTGTCCAAAGGAATGCATTCCAAAGGACATCCTTGCCATTGTAGCCATTTCAGTTCATCTGGAAGAAACTTGCCTTCCAAACTTAGATTATTGATCTGAAGCAATCTTAAGGTAACCATCGGTTCAAAGGATTTTGTATCAAGTATAACTTCATTATATTTCTTTCCTACAATTGTTGATCTTTTCTTAAAGTCTAGTGCAATTCCTTGTATGCATCTTGTTCCCTGCATAAAAAAATAATGACTGCCGAATATCACCGAGGATTATTATTACGAGATTCATTAAACACTCACTGACATGTATGTATGATAAATGAGCATCATATACAGGTAGCTCCATCTTTGGCGAAAATCATAGAGGGATAAAATCAAATTGAACCAATCATATTTGTTGGTTGCTATGAAGCTCCGAGACACCATTCACACAGCGTGTCGCCGTGtcagacacgtgtcggacactGACACGCGTACGACGCGTATCAGACACGTTTTTGAAGTGTCCAACAAAAAAAAATTAGTTGTTGCGGACACGGATAAAATCAAATTGCAACCTTTCGTCATGAAAATAATCATTTTccaaaaacaaaacaataaaatattcaaacagATAGAAGTATTTGTAATCTTATGAAAATTGACACATCTGAATTGTTTTAATATATAAAACAGCATGCAGTTTTATATATTCTCGAAAAGAGATCACGTTAAC includes:
- the LOC127075174 gene encoding disease resistance protein RPV1 isoform X1 translates to MSLSSSSPAGKEFRLRWDVFLSFRGGDTRECFTKKLYESLHSEGVRVFMDDEGLDRGDRIDTTLLQAIDDSAASIVIISTNYADSHWCLDELVRIFESKRLVIPVFYEVDPSHVRKQSTPFEKGFTDLENRFDNLKVSKWRDAMKQLGGLAGFVFTNSYEGGHEKLIRLLVKRVLKELSNTPMLVADFLVGLNKRVDNVMDLLQLQSNTVKVLGLYGMGGVGKTTLAKTLFNSLVGCFERRCFVPNVRHSSSKEDGLLSLQSNIIKDLSSQKGTRSFMGDVNAGISTIKRIVHENRVLLVLDDVDNVNQLDTLIGKREWFYKGSCIIITTRDTTALPEKHVNLLYEVRELNDEEALQLFSYHALKKKDPPPAFLDLSEKIVSLTGRMPLALEVFGCFLCERRRVEEWEDAIEKLRTIRPGNLHDVLKISYDGLDEQEKCIFLDIACFFLQTEMKRGDVIDILRGCGFRGEIAMTILVQKCLIKIRHDNTLWMHDQIRDMGRQIVMDENHVDPGMRTRLWDRAEIMSVLKSNKGTRCIQGIALDFKKRSTIVGKKYNEVILDTKSFEPMVTLRLLQINNLSLEGKFLPDELKWLQWQGCPLECIPLDTLPRELTVLDLSNAEKIKSLRGLESHNKQVPENLMVIKLSDCYRLAAIPDLSRCLRLEKIMLDSCISLKRIHESIGSLTTLRNLNLRRCENITELPSDVSGLKHLESLVLSNCTKLKVLPENIGILKSLKTLEADGTAIVKLPESIFRLTKLERLVLDSCSYLRRLPNCIGKLCSLQELSLNKSGLQELPDTVGSLKNLEKLSLISCASLTQFPDSIGNLVSLTKLLAYNSGIKELPSTIGSLSYLRMLSVGNCKHLSKLPDSIKTLASITELKLDGTPIRYLPDQIGDMKQLRKLDIGNCSNLESLPESIGHLGSLTTLNIDNGNIKELPASIGLLENLVTLTLNRCRMLKQLPASIGNLKSLCHLNMKETTMSDLPESFGMLSRLRTLRMGKESNLPLISVENRGSFVIPSSFCNLTLLSDFDAHAWGLSGKIPDEFEKLSLIETLKLGHNNFHSLPSSLKGLSFLKKLKLQNCTELTSLPSLPSSLIELNADNCYALETIHDISNLESLEELKLTNCGKVVDIPGLECLKSLRRLFLSGCSACSTKVRKSLSKVALRNFQNLSMPGTKLPEWFSGGTVSFTKRKNLELTSVVVGVIFSINHNNKNIQIPDVVDIQAKVLKLGEQVFSSVLFIGGVPRTNEPQIHLRRFHDYHALRRELNEADTVCVTKRSTPFDERLELLKSGIHLIFEGDDDYEGDEESLDKGLQSISERMARFFNTYDEGVGAAESEYKCQHELEQAKEKPRTRLLGVKGNYIILFLFNLFFVLLGWFWLRYM
- the LOC127075174 gene encoding disease resistance protein RPV1 isoform X2, producing the protein MSLSSSSPAGKEFRLRWDVFLSFRGGDTRECFTKKLYESLHSEGVRVFMDDEGLDRGDRIDTTLLQAIDDSAASIVIISTNYADSHWCLDELVRIFESKRLVIPVFYEVDPSHVRKQSTPFEKGFTDLENRFDNLKVSKWRDAMKQLGGLAGFVFTNSYEGGHEKLIRLLVKRVLKELSNTPMLVADFLVGLNKRVDNVMDLLQLQSNTVKVLGLYGMGGVGKTTLAKTLFNSLVGCFERRCFVPNVRHSSSKEDGLLSLQSNIIKDLSSQKGTRSFMGDVNAGISTIKRIVHENRVLLVLDDVDNVNQLDTLIGKREWFYKGSCIIITTRDTTALPEKHVNLLYEVRELNDEEALQLFSYHALKKKDPPPAFLDLSEKIVSLTGRMPLALEVFGCFLCERRRVEEWEDAIEKLRTIRPGNLHDVLKISYDGLDEQEKCIFLDIACFFLQTEMKRGDVIDILRGCGFRGEIAMTILVQKCLIKIRHDNTLWMHDQIRDMGRQIVMDENHVDPGMRTRLWDRAEIMSVLKSNKGTRCIQGIALDFKKRSTIVGKKYNEVILDTKSFEPMVTLRLLQINNLSLEGKFLPDELKWLQWQGCPLECIPLDTLPRELTVLDLSNAEKIKSLRGLESHNKVPENLMVIKLSDCYRLAAIPDLSRCLRLEKIMLDSCISLKRIHESIGSLTTLRNLNLRRCENITELPSDVSGLKHLESLVLSNCTKLKVLPENIGILKSLKTLEADGTAIVKLPESIFRLTKLERLVLDSCSYLRRLPNCIGKLCSLQELSLNKSGLQELPDTVGSLKNLEKLSLISCASLTQFPDSIGNLVSLTKLLAYNSGIKELPSTIGSLSYLRMLSVGNCKHLSKLPDSIKTLASITELKLDGTPIRYLPDQIGDMKQLRKLDIGNCSNLESLPESIGHLGSLTTLNIDNGNIKELPASIGLLENLVTLTLNRCRMLKQLPASIGNLKSLCHLNMKETTMSDLPESFGMLSRLRTLRMGKESNLPLISVENRGSFVIPSSFCNLTLLSDFDAHAWGLSGKIPDEFEKLSLIETLKLGHNNFHSLPSSLKGLSFLKKLKLQNCTELTSLPSLPSSLIELNADNCYALETIHDISNLESLEELKLTNCGKVVDIPGLECLKSLRRLFLSGCSACSTKVRKSLSKVALRNFQNLSMPGTKLPEWFSGGTVSFTKRKNLELTSVVVGVIFSINHNNKNIQIPDVVDIQAKVLKLGEQVFSSVLFIGGVPRTNEPQIHLRRFHDYHALRRELNEADTVCVTKRSTPFDERLELLKSGIHLIFEGDDDYEGDEESLDKGLQSISERMARFFNTYDEGVGAAESEYKCQHELEQAKEKPRTRLLGVKGNYIILFLFNLFFVLLGWFWLRYM